From Oscillatoria sp. FACHB-1407, a single genomic window includes:
- the holA gene encoding DNA polymerase III subunit delta codes for MPIYLYWGDDDFALNRAVTALRDRTLDADWASFNYDKISPEQPNAVVQALNQAMTPPFGSGSRLVWLVDTTVCVRCSEDLLSELERTLPLIPETTVLLLTATNKPDGRIKSTKLLQKHAEIREFAAISPWKTDQLVTQVKQAAQEVGVKLTPTATQMLAEAVGNDTRQLFSELEKLRLYGGSGSQPLSEEAIATLVTASTQNSLQLADAIRQGNTARALTLISDLFRRNEVPLMIVKTLIGRFRTWLWIKLMTESGERDEREIARAAEINNPKQIYFLQKDVKSLSLEALSQTLPILLELESGLKQGANELELFQTKVIELCQTMRR; via the coding sequence ATGCCCATCTACTTATACTGGGGTGACGACGACTTTGCCCTCAACCGTGCGGTGACTGCTCTGCGCGATCGCACCCTCGATGCCGACTGGGCAAGTTTCAACTACGACAAAATCTCCCCAGAACAGCCGAATGCCGTCGTTCAAGCCCTCAACCAGGCGATGACCCCACCCTTCGGCAGTGGCAGTCGATTGGTCTGGCTAGTCGATACAACGGTTTGTGTCCGATGTTCTGAGGATTTGTTATCAGAGTTAGAGCGCACCTTGCCTCTGATTCCAGAAACGACAGTGTTGCTATTGACCGCAACAAATAAGCCGGATGGACGCATTAAATCCACTAAGCTGCTCCAGAAACACGCTGAAATTCGAGAGTTTGCGGCGATTTCTCCCTGGAAAACGGATCAACTGGTGACTCAAGTCAAACAAGCGGCTCAGGAGGTGGGGGTTAAGCTGACCCCAACCGCAACGCAGATGTTGGCGGAGGCCGTGGGCAATGACACCCGACAGCTATTTAGTGAACTGGAGAAATTACGGCTTTATGGGGGTTCTGGGTCGCAACCCTTGAGCGAGGAGGCGATCGCTACTCTAGTCACAGCTTCGACTCAAAACAGCTTGCAACTGGCAGATGCCATTCGACAGGGCAATACCGCCAGGGCTCTGACGCTGATCTCCGATCTGTTTCGTCGCAACGAAGTTCCACTGATGATCGTCAAGACGCTGATTGGTCGCTTTCGTACCTGGCTGTGGATCAAACTCATGACCGAGTCAGGTGAGCGAGATGAGCGAGAAATCGCACGAGCAGCAGAAATCAACAATCCCAAACAAATCTACTTCTTGCAAAAAGATGTGAAATCGCTGTCCCTGGAGGCTCTGTCTCAAACTCTACCCATCTTGCTGGAACTAGAGTCCGGATTGAAGCAAGGAGCCAATGAATTAGAGCTATTTCAAACAAAAGTGATTGAGCTATGTCAAACAATGCGGAGATAG
- a CDS encoding Shedu immune nuclease family protein — protein sequence MINLISYNFNIKECETQLQEFESFLKENPAIKESGENGLQKFFAARPNLILLLGSWHFGLEPAYYKPELNLFGNEFRSDFVVADKQKKKFVFVEFEDADRDSIFKRKGRSSDIANSSYEWSPRYEHGVSQIVDWYYRLDDLERTNRFEEYFGRRQISYTGLLVIGRDHFVHESGLMQRFRWRSSKTVINSKLLHCMTFDQLLEESLEKIATLKNSDQLD from the coding sequence GTGATAAATCTGATTTCTTATAACTTTAATATCAAGGAATGTGAGACGCAGCTTCAGGAATTTGAGAGCTTTTTGAAGGAGAACCCAGCAATTAAAGAAAGTGGTGAAAACGGTTTACAAAAGTTCTTCGCGGCCCGCCCAAACTTAATTTTGCTGTTAGGGTCCTGGCATTTCGGACTAGAGCCAGCTTACTATAAGCCTGAGTTAAACTTATTTGGTAATGAGTTCAGATCTGACTTTGTAGTCGCTGACAAGCAAAAGAAAAAGTTTGTTTTTGTTGAATTTGAAGATGCTGATAGAGATAGTATTTTTAAGCGAAAGGGAAGAAGTTCTGACATAGCCAATAGTAGTTATGAGTGGTCTCCTAGATACGAGCATGGGGTGAGCCAAATTGTTGATTGGTATTACAGGTTAGATGATTTAGAGAGAACGAACAGGTTTGAGGAGTATTTTGGTCGTCGTCAGATTAGCTACACTGGCTTGTTGGTTATTGGAAGAGATCATTTCGTTCATGAATCTGGATTGATGCAGAGATTTCGATGGCGATCAAGTAAGACGGTTATTAACAGTAAACTACTTCATTGCATGACCTTTGATCAATTACTTGAAGAGTCCTTAGAAAAGATCGCTACGTTAAAGAATAGTGACCAGTTGGATTAA
- a CDS encoding serine/threonine-protein kinase, whose translation MYCFNSRCPKPQNPEKSRFCQSCGARLLLGDRYRGFSALGGGNSSRTFLALDTKQLLDPRRIVKAFTQADDEVAAEKLRREVAQLAVISEHPQLPDLLAYFERDRQQFVVQEFVEGRHLLHQLAEEGCWDEAQILQLLREVLPVLQFLHDHQIIHRDVKPANLIRRGNGKLVLVDYGAAKVTSQSTLGKTGTVMGSAEYAAPEQLIGKAVFASDLYGLGVTCIHLLTGLNPFDLYNSAVGAWFWRSAAGEVSDRLTKVIDKLLQSSLSQRYGSAAQVLKDLDMVSALVSPSVSPAEAMAQFQSAPNQQWDAYTFTPPIAPPQAGMNALVFDPIHQVLISGDNKGTVNLWNITNQEHLQTLIENQQALQSHSSPGAIATLALSPDGEVVAAGGWDDAVRVWNRQTGQLLHTLSGHRADVTCIVMHPNGQHVISGSRDKTIQLWDWQTGESLLCFKGHKAAVEAIALSVNGQRLASGDAQGAVKIWHLGTQELLRTLPSHAAAIGAIALHPDNETVISSGWDMAVQVRNLRTGGVKHLLKGHLLPVTSLSISPDGKTLATGSHDSTIKLWDLSQGKLISTLTGHTAAVEAIAFLSDEVIASGSQDGTIRVWRKVEVWSAVNGQ comes from the coding sequence ATGTATTGTTTCAACTCGCGCTGTCCAAAACCTCAAAACCCTGAGAAGTCGCGGTTTTGTCAAAGCTGCGGGGCGAGGTTGTTGTTGGGCGATCGCTATCGGGGCTTTAGTGCGTTGGGGGGTGGCAATTCCAGTCGCACGTTTTTGGCATTGGATACGAAGCAGTTGCTCGATCCACGACGAATTGTAAAGGCGTTTACTCAGGCGGATGATGAGGTCGCAGCAGAAAAGTTGCGGCGAGAGGTCGCGCAGTTAGCCGTAATCAGCGAACATCCACAGTTACCGGATTTGTTGGCTTACTTTGAGCGCGATCGCCAACAATTTGTGGTGCAGGAATTTGTGGAGGGTCGCCACCTGTTGCACCAGTTAGCAGAGGAGGGCTGTTGGGATGAAGCCCAAATCTTACAACTCCTGCGAGAAGTCTTACCTGTTCTGCAATTTCTCCATGACCACCAGATCATTCATCGGGATGTAAAACCTGCGAACTTGATCCGACGAGGCAATGGAAAGCTGGTATTAGTCGATTATGGGGCAGCTAAAGTCACCTCTCAATCGACGCTGGGTAAAACGGGAACGGTGATGGGCAGTGCTGAATATGCAGCCCCAGAGCAACTGATTGGTAAGGCGGTGTTTGCCAGTGATTTGTATGGGTTGGGTGTCACCTGCATTCACCTATTGACGGGGCTGAATCCCTTTGATTTATATAACAGTGCTGTGGGAGCCTGGTTTTGGCGTAGTGCAGCGGGAGAGGTGAGCGATCGCCTTACTAAAGTGATCGACAAACTGTTGCAGAGTTCTTTGAGCCAACGTTACGGTTCGGCGGCTCAGGTATTAAAGGATCTGGATATGGTGAGTGCGTTGGTCAGCCCATCGGTCAGTCCTGCTGAGGCAATGGCACAATTTCAATCTGCCCCAAATCAACAGTGGGATGCGTACACCTTCACCCCTCCGATCGCCCCTCCTCAAGCTGGCATGAATGCTCTGGTGTTTGACCCGATTCACCAAGTTCTGATTAGCGGTGATAACAAGGGCACCGTGAACCTGTGGAATATTACCAATCAGGAGCACTTGCAGACTTTAATTGAAAATCAGCAAGCACTACAAAGCCATTCCTCCCCTGGAGCGATCGCCACGCTTGCCCTTAGCCCCGATGGAGAGGTAGTTGCGGCTGGAGGTTGGGATGACGCCGTTCGAGTGTGGAATCGTCAAACGGGTCAGTTATTGCATACGCTTTCGGGGCACCGTGCCGATGTTACTTGCATCGTGATGCATCCCAACGGACAGCATGTGATTAGCGGCAGTCGAGACAAGACGATACAACTATGGGACTGGCAGACAGGGGAATCCCTGCTCTGCTTTAAGGGGCACAAGGCAGCAGTTGAAGCGATCGCCCTCAGTGTCAACGGTCAACGACTCGCCAGTGGGGATGCTCAGGGAGCCGTCAAGATCTGGCATCTGGGCACTCAGGAGTTACTGCGAACCTTACCGAGTCATGCCGCCGCGATTGGGGCGATCGCCCTCCATCCTGACAACGAAACCGTCATTAGCAGCGGGTGGGATATGGCAGTGCAGGTTCGTAACCTCCGCACGGGAGGGGTAAAACACCTCCTCAAGGGACATCTCCTTCCAGTCACGTCACTCAGCATCAGTCCAGACGGCAAAACTTTGGCAACGGGAAGCCATGACAGCACAATTAAATTGTGGGATTTGAGCCAGGGCAAGCTAATCAGCACCCTCACTGGACATACTGCTGCGGTAGAAGCGATCGCCTTCTTGTCCGATGAGGTTATCGCTAGTGGTAGTCAAGATGGCACGATTAGAGTTTGGAGAAAAGTTGAGGTTTGGTCAGCAGTCAATGGTCAATAG
- the tsaB gene encoding tRNA (adenosine(37)-N6)-threonylcarbamoyltransferase complex dimerization subunit type 1 TsaB: MIRYAIALHTTSPELGLALSNFEHEFRSQTWDLGRALSTHLHYHLNEFLHPQQWSDLSFIAVARGPGSFTGTRIGVVAARTLAQQLDIPLFAISTLEAFAWSKQRQVASEPIDIAVEMPAQRGEIFAAIYSIQPTQPKESEKLAVLPNVTVLFPDTTLTPDRWQAVLKEWNRPYQLITTEANLGSSATSLLELAYAQWQQEKRPHWADALPFYGQSSVT, translated from the coding sequence ATGATTAGGTACGCGATCGCCCTGCACACCACTAGCCCAGAACTCGGCTTGGCACTGAGTAACTTTGAGCATGAATTCCGTAGCCAAACCTGGGATTTAGGACGGGCACTCTCGACCCACCTGCACTACCACCTCAACGAGTTCCTTCATCCGCAACAGTGGTCAGATCTGTCGTTTATAGCTGTTGCCAGGGGACCAGGAAGTTTCACCGGAACGCGCATCGGAGTCGTTGCAGCGCGAACGTTGGCACAGCAACTTGACATTCCCCTGTTTGCCATTTCTACGTTGGAGGCGTTTGCCTGGTCAAAACAGCGGCAGGTAGCCTCAGAACCGATTGATATTGCGGTGGAAATGCCCGCTCAACGGGGAGAAATCTTTGCGGCGATCTACTCAATTCAGCCAACGCAACCCAAGGAATCTGAAAAACTAGCGGTTCTGCCAAATGTTACAGTTCTCTTCCCGGATACCACTCTCACGCCCGATCGCTGGCAAGCGGTGTTGAAGGAGTGGAATCGCCCCTATCAACTCATCACGACGGAGGCAAATCTGGGATCATCGGCTACCAGTCTGCTAGAACTGGCATACGCCCAATGGCAACAGGAAAAACGCCCCCACTGGGCAGATGCCTTACCATTTTATGGGCAGTCATCGGTAACATGA
- the rimM gene encoding ribosome maturation factor RimM (Essential for efficient processing of 16S rRNA) yields the protein MSNKDKTLQTQPPSTPSGWIEIGRIVSVQGLKGELRVYPDSDFPERFEQPGKRWLLRSPTATPEPVELVSGRYLTGKGLFVVKLAGIDDRNQAEALRDCALLVPESDRPMLEEDEFHVLDLIDLQVFDQATGTLVGTVTDVIPAGNDLLEVKLDQPQGKSSTVLVPFVKAIVPVVDLEHRRIEITPPPGLIDSPADSSDADQ from the coding sequence ATGAGTAACAAGGACAAAACTCTTCAAACCCAACCTCCCTCTACACCTTCAGGGTGGATCGAGATCGGCAGAATCGTGTCCGTTCAGGGTTTGAAGGGTGAATTGCGAGTGTATCCCGATTCCGACTTTCCGGAGCGATTTGAGCAACCGGGAAAGCGATGGTTGTTGCGATCGCCCACCGCCACCCCAGAACCCGTGGAACTTGTCTCCGGTCGTTATCTAACCGGGAAAGGGTTGTTTGTCGTCAAATTGGCAGGCATCGACGATCGCAATCAGGCTGAGGCATTGCGAGATTGCGCCTTGTTAGTGCCAGAGAGCGATCGCCCCATGTTGGAAGAAGACGAGTTTCACGTCCTCGATCTGATTGATCTGCAAGTGTTTGATCAGGCAACCGGAACGTTGGTCGGCACAGTAACCGATGTGATTCCCGCTGGAAACGATCTGCTGGAGGTCAAACTCGACCAACCCCAGGGCAAATCTTCAACGGTGCTAGTTCCCTTTGTGAAGGCGATCGTCCCCGTGGTGGACTTGGAGCATCGTCGCATCGAGATCACCCCTCCACCCGGTTTAATTGATTCCCCTGCCGATTCATCTGATGCGGATCAGTAG
- a CDS encoding valine--pyruvate transaminase, with amino-acid sequence MNPTLTQFGEQMSHLTGVRAIMKDIIETLRSSNGREFINLSAGNPVILPEVEQLWRDCTADLLASPEYGEVVCRYGSSQGYQPLIDAVLEEYNTRYGLNLSDRNILITPGSQSLYFLAANALGGYTTDGRLKQIVLPLSPDYTGYGGVTLVPEALKAYKPTLDIDEAAHRFKYRPDFSQLEINDSTGFVLFSRPCNPTGNVLTDDEVAKITALAEPYNVPVFIDSAYAPPFPALSFTEMTPVFGKNVVHCTSLSKAGLPGERVGITLGDEQVIQYLEAFLTNMCLHSSRYGQAIAARAIRSGALTEISERVIRPHYQAKFQVIEAALDQAMPSDIPWFLHRGEGSIFGWLWLKDLPMTDWEFYQELKQVGVILVPGSAFFPGLQESWRHTQECFRISLTATDAELETAAQRLAQVVQQVYGRLPVTV; translated from the coding sequence ATGAACCCCACTCTGACTCAATTTGGCGAACAGATGTCTCACCTGACTGGGGTGCGGGCGATCATGAAAGACATCATTGAAACGCTGCGAAGCTCCAATGGTCGAGAGTTCATCAATTTGAGTGCAGGCAATCCGGTGATTTTGCCAGAGGTAGAGCAGTTGTGGCGAGATTGCACAGCGGATTTGTTAGCCAGTCCTGAGTATGGCGAAGTGGTCTGCCGATATGGCTCCAGTCAGGGCTATCAACCGCTGATTGATGCCGTGTTGGAGGAATACAACACGCGATATGGGCTGAATTTGAGCGATCGCAACATTCTCATTACCCCCGGTAGTCAATCCCTCTATTTCCTGGCGGCGAATGCGCTGGGTGGCTACACCACTGATGGTCGGCTCAAGCAAATCGTGCTACCCCTTAGCCCAGATTACACAGGCTATGGCGGTGTCACCCTGGTTCCCGAAGCGTTGAAAGCCTACAAGCCGACCCTCGACATAGATGAAGCTGCCCATCGATTCAAGTATCGTCCCGATTTCAGTCAACTCGAAATCAATGACAGTACGGGTTTTGTGCTGTTCTCCCGTCCCTGCAATCCAACGGGAAACGTATTAACTGACGACGAGGTGGCAAAAATTACGGCACTGGCGGAACCCTACAATGTTCCAGTATTTATCGACTCTGCCTATGCGCCTCCCTTCCCGGCACTCAGCTTTACCGAGATGACTCCTGTTTTTGGCAAAAATGTCGTTCACTGCACGAGCCTCTCCAAGGCAGGGCTTCCCGGAGAACGAGTTGGGATCACGTTAGGCGATGAGCAGGTGATTCAATACCTGGAAGCCTTTCTGACGAATATGTGCCTGCATTCCTCCCGCTATGGACAGGCGATTGCTGCCCGTGCCATTCGCTCTGGTGCACTCACCGAAATTTCAGAACGAGTCATTCGTCCTCACTATCAAGCCAAATTCCAGGTGATCGAAGCGGCTCTGGATCAGGCGATGCCCAGTGACATTCCCTGGTTTCTGCATCGAGGAGAAGGGTCGATCTTTGGTTGGCTGTGGCTCAAAGACTTACCCATGACCGATTGGGAGTTTTATCAAGAACTCAAACAAGTGGGCGTGATCCTCGTTCCCGGTAGTGCCTTCTTCCCAGGCTTGCAAGAATCCTGGCGACACACCCAGGAATGCTTCCGCATAAGCCTCACCGCCACTGACGCAGAACTCGAAACTGCCGCACAGCGACTAGCGCAGGTGGTACAACAGGTGTATGGGCGACTACCCGTAACGGTTTAA
- a CDS encoding FHA domain-containing protein, translated as MQIQLTWDDPATGERRSPTFTVPIALGREFARMPVALNEQRVSRIVLDSGQVSRFHALIEADGSGLVITDQTSSNGTFVNGTRQNRSFITNGDVIQIGPYHLTVSLTSRLVASPVADSTILFHPETGNPTPAPPAAITEPNFPPPQFQAPLVSLHQLMDLGLPMQEFDYVAIGAGLGSFIWVDLLRLCGASPGQIAAIGMEEKPYARYRQLCLNSQIPYHERLRSNSDSCPDNIWGFPSYAFREAWHDFRQGKINSALKYLWQVFGEPTLAETYTPRSGNVFASIDREVDRIGWNAIFRYGRVRAIRKTDDGRYAIAYSRSTANRRDHAFVIARYVHLATGYPAIQFLPDLQAYREKTGDFKCVINAYEPHDSVYETLEKQGGTVLIRGRGIVASRVIQRLHEARQRNSKISVLHLMRSPKPQGNRFGNAQRLVKHHYELQPFNWPKACWGGELRALLEAADPQQRLRLLADWGGTTTADRRDWQAIVRQGLAQGWYKIVFGEVEMVEKADQGTITTIQEREFKGKIQLQADFIIDATGMDAKVKNSPLLDDLLTHYNLPVNPLGRLTVANDFELAEMRTNPGRFYAAGAITLGGPHAAVDSFLGLQYAALQSVDSLVAARAPGLKSLNGGRSLLQWVKWVANQAP; from the coding sequence ATGCAAATTCAGTTGACTTGGGACGACCCAGCAACCGGGGAGCGGCGATCGCCCACTTTTACTGTTCCGATTGCGCTGGGGCGTGAGTTTGCCCGAATGCCTGTTGCATTGAATGAACAGCGGGTGTCGCGAATTGTGCTGGATAGTGGTCAGGTGTCCCGCTTCCATGCGCTGATCGAAGCAGATGGTTCTGGTCTGGTGATCACTGACCAAACCAGCAGCAACGGCACGTTCGTCAATGGCACTCGCCAAAACCGCAGTTTTATTACCAATGGCGATGTGATTCAGATTGGGCCTTATCACCTCACGGTTTCCCTGACATCACGCCTCGTTGCCAGTCCAGTTGCTGATTCGACCATTCTGTTTCACCCGGAGACGGGCAATCCTACCCCGGCACCCCCTGCTGCGATTACGGAACCCAACTTTCCACCACCGCAGTTTCAGGCACCTCTGGTATCGCTGCATCAGTTGATGGATTTGGGTTTGCCGATGCAGGAATTTGATTATGTGGCGATCGGGGCAGGGTTGGGCAGTTTTATCTGGGTTGATCTGTTGCGATTGTGTGGAGCCAGTCCAGGGCAAATTGCGGCGATCGGCATGGAGGAAAAGCCCTATGCGCGTTATCGGCAACTCTGTTTGAATTCCCAAATTCCCTATCACGAACGGTTGCGATCGAACTCGGACTCTTGCCCCGACAATATTTGGGGTTTTCCCAGCTATGCCTTCCGGGAAGCGTGGCACGACTTTCGTCAGGGCAAGATCAATTCTGCGCTGAAATATCTCTGGCAAGTGTTCGGTGAGCCAACGCTGGCAGAAACTTACACGCCTCGTTCTGGAAACGTCTTTGCCTCGATTGACCGGGAGGTAGACCGCATTGGGTGGAATGCTATTTTTCGCTATGGGCGGGTGCGAGCCATTCGCAAAACCGACGATGGACGCTATGCGATCGCCTATTCTCGCTCTACGGCGAATCGTCGCGATCATGCCTTTGTGATTGCCCGCTATGTGCATCTGGCGACCGGATATCCTGCCATTCAGTTTCTCCCGGATCTGCAAGCCTACCGGGAAAAAACGGGAGATTTTAAGTGCGTCATCAACGCCTATGAGCCTCACGATTCGGTGTACGAAACCCTCGAAAAGCAAGGCGGAACGGTTCTGATTCGGGGGCGGGGGATCGTTGCCTCGCGTGTTATTCAGCGGTTGCACGAAGCTCGTCAGCGTAACTCTAAGATCTCGGTATTACATCTGATGCGATCGCCTAAACCTCAGGGCAATCGCTTTGGCAATGCTCAACGGTTGGTCAAACACCACTACGAACTGCAACCCTTTAACTGGCCTAAAGCTTGTTGGGGTGGAGAGTTGCGTGCTCTGCTTGAAGCCGCTGATCCGCAACAACGACTGCGGTTGCTGGCAGATTGGGGTGGTACGACCACTGCCGATCGGCGCGACTGGCAGGCGATCGTCCGGCAGGGGTTAGCACAGGGATGGTACAAGATCGTGTTTGGCGAAGTCGAGATGGTTGAAAAGGCGGATCAGGGCACGATTACCACCATTCAGGAACGCGAATTTAAGGGCAAAATTCAACTCCAGGCAGACTTCATCATTGATGCAACGGGGATGGATGCCAAGGTGAAAAACAGTCCCCTACTGGATGACCTGCTCACTCACTACAACCTGCCTGTGAACCCGTTGGGTCGTCTCACCGTTGCCAACGACTTTGAGTTAGCGGAGATGCGGACGAACCCAGGACGGTTCTACGCGGCAGGAGCCATTACGCTGGGAGGCCCCCATGCTGCTGTCGATAGCTTTTTGGGATTGCAATACGCCGCTCTGCAATCGGTCGATAGCCTCGTTGCGGCTCGTGCTCCTGGCTTGAAATCATTGAATGGGGGGCGATCGCTCCTGCAATGGGTGAAGTGGGTAGCGAATCAGGCACCCTGA
- a CDS encoding FHA domain-containing protein: protein MNQLTLEWVEAGKAKVQILDDHRPTKNPGTTRIGRDPVRCDVILPDPTVSGLHVEIFFDVPRQGFFLRNLRDTNPPVINRQRLTQGEVMLQKGMSFYLGQVELKVTAIALGSVPQTVIVPPAQTVATATATAPTAYPPAKPQTPSYGLMCPKCQQVSPYDRLGSGCPWCGTSLAAAASVLMIPGDK, encoded by the coding sequence ATGAATCAATTAACACTGGAATGGGTGGAAGCGGGTAAAGCCAAGGTGCAAATCCTGGATGACCATCGCCCCACAAAAAATCCTGGAACAACCCGAATTGGGCGCGATCCTGTCCGATGTGATGTGATCCTTCCAGACCCAACAGTGTCGGGATTGCACGTTGAAATCTTTTTTGATGTGCCGCGCCAGGGGTTCTTTTTACGTAATCTACGCGACACTAATCCTCCAGTGATCAATCGGCAGCGGTTGACACAAGGAGAGGTGATGTTACAAAAGGGGATGAGCTTCTACCTGGGGCAAGTTGAGTTAAAGGTGACTGCGATCGCCCTTGGCTCGGTGCCCCAAACCGTGATCGTACCACCCGCCCAAACTGTTGCAACTGCAACTGCGACTGCACCCACCGCCTATCCTCCGGCAAAGCCTCAAACGCCCAGCTATGGCTTGATGTGTCCCAAGTGTCAGCAGGTATCGCCTTACGATCGCCTGGGGTCGGGGTGTCCCTGGTGTGGTACGTCGTTAGCCGCTGCGGCCAGTGTGTTGATGATTCCGGGAGACAAGTAG
- a CDS encoding DUF1350 family protein, whose amino-acid sequence MIWQEISGNWVLVPPRPIAIIHFLGGAFVAAAPQVTYRCLLEFLAEEGYAIVATPFVNTFDHTAIARDVLKSFNAALDYLQSQVFKKRYLPIYGVGHSMGCKLHVLIGSLFPQERAGNILISFNNYPARRSIPFFEQFYQFAPNLAVEFTPSPEETNDLIEQQYQVRRNLLIKFTDDDIDQTKSLTEALLNRFPSMTALKILKGNHLTPLGQDVKWQTGNVFTPLDAIGQFVRQEVYRDFNQLKRDMLMWLAPTRF is encoded by the coding sequence ATGATCTGGCAGGAAATTTCTGGAAACTGGGTATTGGTGCCACCACGTCCGATCGCCATTATTCACTTTTTGGGAGGGGCGTTTGTGGCTGCTGCTCCTCAAGTTACGTACCGCTGCTTACTGGAATTTCTGGCAGAAGAGGGGTATGCCATTGTCGCAACTCCGTTTGTTAACACGTTTGACCACACGGCGATCGCTCGTGATGTACTCAAATCGTTCAACGCGGCATTGGACTATCTGCAAAGCCAGGTCTTTAAGAAGCGGTATCTGCCGATTTATGGGGTGGGACACAGCATGGGCTGTAAGTTGCATGTGTTGATTGGCAGTCTGTTTCCCCAGGAGCGGGCTGGCAACATTTTGATCTCGTTTAACAACTATCCGGCGCGGCGATCGATTCCATTTTTTGAGCAGTTTTACCAGTTCGCACCCAATCTGGCAGTTGAGTTTACTCCGTCGCCAGAGGAAACCAACGACCTGATTGAGCAGCAATATCAGGTGCGCCGCAATTTGCTGATCAAATTTACCGATGATGACATCGACCAGACCAAATCTCTGACGGAGGCGTTGTTGAACCGCTTCCCCAGCATGACGGCTCTCAAGATTCTGAAAGGCAATCACCTCACTCCCCTGGGGCAAGATGTGAAGTGGCAGACGGGGAATGTATTTACGCCATTGGATGCGATCGGGCAGTTTGTTCGACAGGAGGTCTATCGAGATTTTAATCAGCTGAAGCGAGATATGTTAATGTGGTTAGCCCCGACCCGATTTTGA